The Amblyraja radiata isolate CabotCenter1 chromosome 1, sAmbRad1.1.pri, whole genome shotgun sequence genome contains a region encoding:
- the LOC116975297 gene encoding LOW QUALITY PROTEIN: granzyme A-like (The sequence of the model RefSeq protein was modified relative to this genomic sequence to represent the inferred CDS: substituted 1 base at 1 genomic stop codon), with protein MINNDVDVLKLPGGMVDDLKPGTSCLVAGWGKTSKXFPSDTLQEVTIEVIDRKTCNSEDYYDHKPEVTQNMICAGDSEGRGDSCQGDSGGPLLCNGKYVGIVSFGKGCADPKKPGVYTFVSKYLCWIWENIAMQAYNMTNEKLY; from the exons ATGATCAACAATGATGTGGATGTGCTCAAACTACCTGGAGGAATGGTCGATGATCTGAAGCCTGGAACTTCCTGCTTAGTGGCAGGATGGGGAAAAACAAGTAAATGATTTCCATCTGACACACTTCAAGAGGTGACAATAGAAGTAATAGATCGTAAAACATGCAACAGCGAGGACTATTACGATCACAAACCTGAAGTAACCCAGAACATGATCTGTGCTGGTGACagtgaaggcagaggagattcgtGCCAG GGTGATTCAGGTGGTCCTTTGCTTTGCAATGGAAAGTACGTCGGGATTGTGTCCTTTGGCAAAGGATGTGCAGATCCCAAAAAGCCTGGAGTTTACACTTTTGTTTCTAAATACCTTTGTTGGATTTGGGAAAACATTGCCATGCAGGCTTACAATATGACCAATGAAAAGCTGTATTGA